The Candidatus Bathyarchaeota archaeon region AATTATGAAGAAGCAATTCGCGATTTTGTACTGGAAGCGTCTGCAAACGCTGAAACAGTTATAGTATTTACCAGCAAAGGCAGCGTAGTTCATACGATTCTGAGTGGACAAGAAAATGTAAAGCTATTACTATTGACTCAACTTGCATCTACTCCAAAGACCGACAGATACACTGATGCGATTTTGATACCTGCGAACAACACATCTCTTCTTCTCGACGCTTTGAATAAAACTCTTAAAAGTCACCCTGATGGGAATTTCAACCTTGTTTTTGATAACTTGACAAGCCTCATTCTACAGGTAGGATTTGAGAAAGCATGCAATTTCGTGCGCTACGCCTTAGAAATGTTAAGTTCGATAAACGCCACTGCCATATTTCTGTTTAACCCTAGTGCTCATGACGAGAAGGTTGCTTCAAGTTTGAGAAACTTTTTCAGCAATCAAGTAACCTTTGAAAAAGGAGGATTAGAAATTATTAAGTTGCCTGAGGTATTAATGAAAGCGTAAAGAAGCGAGGGATGTTGATGATAAGAGGAATCGAGTTTGAAAAATCGCTTATGAAGACTATTGATGTACAGCTTAAACAGGTTTTTGGAGATACGGGGACCTCGGTCATTTACAACTATTTACAGAGTGCTCTTTCGTTGCGGCAAGAGGATATTCCGAAAAAACTGGAAACTTTCGCTGAAGGATTGGACAGATTCCTAAGTTCTGGGGCAAGAGTGGTGGAAAAAGTGATTTTGGATTGTCTTTATTCCGACTTTGGACAAGAGTTTCAATTTAAGGAAGGTTACACATTTGTTGATTATGTGAATGTGTTGAAAACAACGGTGAATCGAGACGGCAGGTAAAGAGCATACACATTGTTGTTTGGGACTTTTGAGCAAATGCCAGTTTAAGGTTTTCCTTAAGGTTTACAAAGAACTAGTCTTGTCCGTCGCGTAAGTTTTCTTCAAAACGTGTCGAAGGAAGGGTTGAGCAGGTGCGGGGGGCGGGATTTGAACCCGCGAAGGCCTTCGCCAGAGGATCTTAAGTCCTCCCCCTTATCCTTGGGGTTTAGATGCCCGATTTAGACCTGGCTTGGGAACCCCCGCGCTGTTGTTTATTGATGTTGGATCGTGGTTTTTAATTTTAGTGTTGTTTGAAGATATAGGGCAGGATTGCGCGGAGATCGTCACTTTTGATTGTTATGTTTGCATGTTTTTCTATGCCTTTATTGGTTGGGTTGAAGGCTATGGCAAGTGCGACTTTTTTGAAGAGGGGTACAAGTGTGGGGTCGTCGCCGACTGCTGCGCATTCTTTGGGTTTGAGGTTGAATTTTCGGAGGATGTGAGGTAGGTGTTTGTCTTTGTTGTGGAATGACACGTTTACTTCTACTCCGCCTGTTAGGATGCCGTCTTTTGTAATGAGGGTGTTGGCTGTGTAGCCATTGACGCCTGTTTCTTTTTGGATTCTTTGTGCGACTTGGGTGAGCCCAGCGCTTAGGAGGTATGTTTCAATGTTGTTCTGTCTAAGAGTGGTTATGGTTTGTCTGGCGCCTTTTGTATAAGGCATTTGGTTGATGATTTGGCTGATTTTGGCTATGGGTTGGTTTTTCCAGAGGGCGGCGTCCTGTTGTGCCCATTGTTTGTAGGTGATTTTGTTTTGGAAGAATTGGTTGTGGTGTTTTTTGGCTTGGTTCCATGTGCCTAGGTTTTGGTGTAGATGTTGCCAGCTGTAGGTTTGGACGATTGTACCGTCGATGTCAAAGATTACGAGTTTGATTGTCATTGTCAGGTTTGTTTTGTGTAGTGGGGTTTTAAAGTGTTGTTGGCGGGTTTGTTGGTGTGTGTTTGGCGTTGTGGAGAGGCTGTCTTATTCGGTTTTTGATAGGGAAGATGGCGTTTTTTGTGGAATTATTTATATTGTGTCAGAGAGGATTTGTAAGAATGCGCGTGATGGTCATGGCGGGCGTCTTAGGTGAGGAGGAGCGGCGTAGACATAGGGGAGTGTGTATTGATTGTGGCAATGTCTTGGAGCTGTACATGTTGGACTTGAAGAAAGGCCGCCGGATTTTACAGTGTACACATTGTGGCTTGTATCATTTTTACAAGAAGGACTTGTTTGGGAAGTGGAAGGTTGTGAAAGCGGCGAAATACCCGGACCTATGGAGATGAAGGGACAAAATCTCTAAACACTGTTTCCGAACTTGTCAAGAAAAAGCTGTTTATAGAACAATTCTGAACCTGCACTGATCGTCTCCTTTTATGATTGATTTTTCCATAATGACCCCAACTGGTCGTCCCAATACTCCCTCGAACAACTCCTTCGCCCATCCTCGAGAGCAGTTGCAGTATGTTGCTGAGAGTTTCCTAGGTGGAATCTTGTTCACATGCGAACAGTAGCATTTTGGCTAAATAATATACACTTTATCTCCATCAAGGTGAAGATGCTTGTAAACTTTCCCAAACTCATCTAGAAACGCATCAATGTTCTTCGATTTTTGATAGATGCCCTGCGCCTTCCTAACAAAACCTCGCGATTGACATTGTCGCCTGCATTGCTCCTACACTTTGGCTCGTGTTTTCTCATTAATATGCTCATCTAATCCAGCTATTAGATGAATTATCCATCTTTCCATACGTTTGCTTATTCTAACCACTTCTCAAGAATTACTTGCAATGCCAAGTTTTCATTTAATGCTCTGCTGTTTTGCGCGCAAATGCAAGCTATATATAGTCCAAGGAGAAAGTAAAGCCAAAACGAACAAAAGAGGTAAAATACGTGACAAAGGGTACAGTGGTGAGATGGCTCGGCGGGAGAGGCTACGGGTTCATTAAATGCGAAGATGGCAAAGAAATCTTTGTTCATAACTCGGATATCCAGGGCAAAAGCAGCCTCAGAGAAGGAGAAAAAGTAGAGTTCGAAGTGACAGACACAGGTAGAGGACCAAGAGCCGTCAAAGCTAAACCGATTTCTGAATAAACCGAGAACATTTGTCGAAGATTCAAAAATTGGTTTAAATTATCGGGGTTTAAGTTTTTCTTCTGATTTGTAGACTGGTTCTACCTTTCCCTAAAGCGCGCACTGAAAACCTTTCAACAATCCGTCTTGTTATCTCGAGGTTTCCTTTTGAAACCTCTTTTTGAATGCTTTTTCTCGCCACTTTTCTTTCCAACTCTTCCATCCCGTCTTTACCAGCTTTTCTCTGATTTTGGGTTTTTCCGCAACCCATTCTAGAAGCGTCCAGAAACGTCTCTTGTCTCCCAGTCTTTCTGTTGGCACTCCCACTTCTTTGCACCATTCTACGTAGCTTCTCTCAACCAACTCTTGGAGGTCGCCAGCGATTTGTACTTCTTCCATGTTGAATCCCCGATCTCGCAGGTGTCTACGTATGCTGGAGAGAACATATCCTGAGCAGACCTTGAAACGGGTTTCCCTGTCAGGCTGCATCACCTCAACGATCTCCTCGGCAATCTTCACGGCGTCATCCAAGTACTGTTTATTTTCGAAGTTGGGCGGCTGGAAGGAGGAGACCGAGATTCTGCGTTCCATGTACCTGCGTTCTGGAAGTTTGAGGGCGCCGATTACCACGCCTAAAATAAGGTCTCCCCATCCAGCATCATCTATCAAAATCTCCTTTCTAGACAGAAACCGATCCAACTCCATAACCTACGTCACCAAGATCTTCAACAAATTGGCTCTTTTCAAGCCGTTTATGTTTATCTGCCGACCATATATACGGCCTCTCCATCAAACAGTAAGGAATAAATGTGTAAAAACCTTCTCTAAGTGTTTCTTTTATATCGCCGGGGATGTCTTCGACATTTGCGTGCGCTTAATTTTGAGAACATGCGTGGAACATATTTAAAACACGATGACTTTAGTTTGGTAGAGTTTTTTTATGCCGCTGGTTAAGCCTGTTGTTAAGATCGAGAACGTCGTTGCCTGCGCCGCCCTGAAGCATGGGATCGACTTAAGCGCGGTGGTGAAGGCTT contains the following coding sequences:
- a CDS encoding HAD family phosphatase, which codes for MTIKLVIFDIDGTIVQTYSWQHLHQNLGTWNQAKKHHNQFFQNKITYKQWAQQDAALWKNQPIAKISQIINQMPYTKGARQTITTLRQNNIETYLLSAGLTQVAQRIQKETGVNGYTANTLITKDGILTGGVEVNVSFHNKDKHLPHILRKFNLKPKECAAVGDDPTLVPLFKKVALAIAFNPTNKGIEKHANITIKSDDLRAILPYIFKQH
- a CDS encoding cold shock domain-containing protein, which gives rise to MTKGTVVRWLGGRGYGFIKCEDGKEIFVHNSDIQGKSSLREGEKVEFEVTDTGRGPRAVKAKPISE